A window of Pseudomonas mucidolens contains these coding sequences:
- a CDS encoding SDR family oxidoreductase, which translates to MSAPSVVIAGCGDVGSRLATQLLAWNWEVYGLRRSISRLPEGVIGIAGDLFDKECPETWPVGGVDYLVYCAAATDHDEAGYRKAYVEGLQHVLEWLNDYGQAPKQLLFVSSSSVYGQQNGEWVDESSETQAQGYSGQVMLEAEQVALNSGIAASIVRLTGIYGPGREWLLTQVRRGYRVATDPPLYGNRIHADDAAGLLAFLLRHVEQGGGLDKVYIGVDDAPAPLADVVGWLREYLGVTEWAEDASVRRAGSKQCSNARARALGWAPTYPSYREGYTAILKG; encoded by the coding sequence ATGTCTGCGCCTTCTGTTGTGATTGCCGGTTGCGGCGATGTGGGTAGCCGTCTGGCGACCCAGTTGCTGGCTTGGAATTGGGAGGTTTATGGCCTGCGACGAAGTATCTCTCGCCTGCCGGAAGGGGTGATCGGTATTGCCGGTGATTTGTTCGACAAAGAGTGTCCTGAAACCTGGCCAGTGGGCGGCGTGGATTACCTGGTGTACTGCGCGGCGGCGACCGACCATGACGAGGCAGGCTATCGAAAGGCCTATGTCGAAGGTTTGCAGCATGTGCTCGAGTGGCTGAACGATTATGGTCAGGCGCCCAAGCAGCTTTTATTTGTATCCAGCAGCAGCGTGTACGGTCAGCAGAACGGCGAATGGGTCGACGAGTCTTCTGAGACTCAGGCACAGGGTTATTCCGGGCAGGTGATGTTGGAGGCCGAGCAGGTAGCGCTCAACAGTGGCATTGCTGCGAGCATTGTGCGTTTGACCGGGATCTACGGTCCGGGCCGCGAGTGGCTGCTGACTCAGGTGCGCCGAGGTTACCGTGTGGCAACCGATCCGCCTTTGTATGGGAACCGCATCCACGCGGATGACGCGGCGGGCCTGTTGGCCTTTTTGCTGCGGCATGTGGAGCAGGGCGGTGGGTTGGACAAGGTCTATATCGGTGTCGACGATGCACCAGCGCCGCTGGCGGACGTCGTTGGCTGGTTGCGTGAATATCTGGGTGTTACCGAGTGGGCGGAAGACGCCAGTGTGCGGCGCGCGGGCAGCAAACAATGCAGCAACGCCCGAGCCAGGGCGCTGGGCTGGGCGCCGACGTACCCGAGTTACCGCGAAGGTTACACCGCCATTCTGAAAGGCTGA
- a CDS encoding hydrogen peroxide-inducible genes activator produces the protein MTLTELRYIVTLAQEQHFGHAAERCHVSQPTLSVGVKKLEDELGVLIFERSKSAVRLTPVGEGIVAQAQKVLEQAQSIRELAQAGKNQLTAPLKVGAIYTVGPYLFPHLIPQLHRVAPQMPLYIEENFTHVLRDKLRNGELDAIIIALPFNEADVLTLPLYDEPFYVLMPASHPWTKKDTIDAGLLNDKSLLLLGEGHCFRDQVLEACPTLTKGNDGAKHTTVESSSLETIRHMVASGLGISILPLSAVDSHHYAAGVIEVRPLTPPVPFRTVAIAWRASFPRPKAIEILADSIRLCSVAKPPAAS, from the coding sequence ATGACTCTTACAGAATTACGCTACATCGTGACCCTCGCCCAAGAGCAACACTTCGGCCATGCGGCTGAACGTTGCCATGTCAGCCAGCCGACCCTGTCGGTGGGCGTGAAGAAGCTTGAAGACGAACTCGGTGTGCTGATTTTCGAGCGCAGCAAAAGCGCCGTGCGCCTTACGCCGGTAGGCGAAGGCATTGTTGCCCAGGCCCAGAAGGTACTGGAACAGGCGCAAAGCATCCGCGAGTTGGCCCAGGCCGGTAAGAACCAACTGACCGCACCGCTGAAGGTCGGCGCCATTTACACCGTCGGACCGTACCTGTTCCCGCACCTGATTCCGCAACTGCACCGCGTCGCGCCGCAGATGCCGCTGTATATCGAAGAGAATTTCACCCACGTGCTGCGCGACAAACTGCGCAACGGCGAGCTGGACGCGATCATCATCGCGCTGCCCTTCAACGAAGCGGACGTGCTGACCTTGCCGCTCTACGACGAGCCGTTCTACGTACTGATGCCCGCGTCCCATCCGTGGACCAAAAAAGACACCATCGACGCCGGCCTGCTCAACGACAAGAGTCTGCTGCTGCTCGGTGAAGGCCACTGCTTCCGCGACCAGGTGCTGGAAGCCTGCCCGACCCTGACCAAGGGTAACGACGGTGCCAAACACACCACCGTGGAATCCAGCTCCCTGGAAACCATTCGCCATATGGTCGCGTCGGGCCTGGGTATTTCGATCCTGCCGCTATCGGCCGTGGACAGTCATCACTATGCCGCCGGCGTGATTGAAGTACGTCCACTGACGCCACCGGTACCGTTTCGCACCGTGGCGATTGCCTGGCGCGCGAGCTTCCCACGGCCAAAAGCCATCGAAATCCTCGCCGACTCGATCCGCCTGTGCTCGGTGGCCAAGCCGCCCGCCGCGAGCTAA
- a CDS encoding RidA family protein has product MTKTVITSDKAPAAIGTYSQAIKAGNTVYMSGQIPLDPKTMELVEGFEAQTVQVFENLKSVAEAAGGSFKDIVKLNIFLTDLSHFAKVNEIMGKYFEQPYPARAAIGVAALPKGAQVEMDAILVIE; this is encoded by the coding sequence ATGACCAAGACTGTTATCACCAGCGACAAGGCACCTGCTGCCATCGGCACCTACTCCCAGGCGATCAAGGCGGGCAACACCGTCTACATGTCCGGCCAGATCCCGCTGGACCCAAAAACCATGGAGCTGGTTGAAGGCTTCGAAGCGCAAACCGTCCAGGTCTTTGAAAACCTCAAGTCGGTGGCCGAAGCCGCTGGCGGTTCGTTCAAGGACATCGTCAAGCTGAACATTTTCCTCACCGACCTGAGCCACTTCGCCAAGGTCAACGAGATCATGGGCAAATACTTCGAACAGCCTTACCCAGCCCGCGCCGCCATTGGCGTTGCTGCCCTGCCAAAGGGCGCGCAGGTTGAGATGGATGCAATTCTGGTCATCGAGTAA
- the spoT gene encoding bifunctional GTP diphosphokinase/guanosine-3',5'-bis pyrophosphate 3'-pyrophosphohydrolase, with protein MPSIDALADRLSTYLGPDQVNLVRRAYFYAEQAHDGQRRRSGEAYVTHPLAVANILADMHMDHQSLMAAMLHDVIEDTGIAKEALSAQFGETVADLVDGVSKLTQMNFETKAEAQAENFQKMAMAMARDIRVILVKLADRLHNMRTLEVLSGEKRRRIAKETLEIYAPIANRLGMHAIRIEFEDLGFKAMHPMRSARIYQAVKRARGNRKEIVNKIEESLSHCLAIDEIEGEVSGRQKHIYGIYKKMRGKRRAFNEIMDVYAFRIIVDKVDTCYRVLGAVHNLYKPLPGRFKDYIAIPKANGYQSLHTTLFGMHGVPIEIQIRTREMEEMANNGIAAHWLYKSSGDEQPKGTHARARQWVKGVLEMQQRAGNSLEFIESVKIDLFPDEVYVFTPKGRIMELPKGSTAVDFAYAVHTDVGNSCIACRINRRLAPLSEPLQSGSTVEIVSAPGARPNPAWLNFVVTGKARTHIRHALKLQRRSESISLGERLLNKVLNGFDSALDKISTERVQAMLHEYRQETIEDLLEDIGLGNRMAYVVARRLLGEGEQLPSPEGPLAIRGTEGLVLSYAKCCTPIPGDPIVGHLSAGKGMVVHLDNCRNISEVRHNPEKCIQLSWAKDVTGEFNVELRVELEHQRGLIALLASSVNAADGNIEKISMDERDGRISVVQLVVSVHDRVHLARVIKKLRALTGVIRITRMRA; from the coding sequence TTGCCGAGCATAGACGCCCTCGCCGATCGCTTATCGACCTACCTCGGCCCAGACCAGGTCAACCTGGTCCGCCGAGCGTATTTCTACGCCGAACAAGCCCACGACGGCCAGCGCCGCCGCAGCGGCGAGGCGTACGTCACGCATCCTCTTGCAGTGGCCAATATTCTTGCCGACATGCACATGGACCATCAGAGCCTGATGGCCGCGATGCTGCATGACGTGATCGAAGACACCGGTATTGCCAAAGAGGCGCTCTCTGCGCAATTTGGCGAAACCGTGGCCGATCTGGTCGACGGGGTCAGCAAACTGACCCAGATGAACTTCGAAACCAAGGCCGAAGCCCAGGCGGAAAACTTCCAGAAAATGGCCATGGCCATGGCCCGGGATATCCGGGTGATCCTGGTCAAGCTGGCCGACCGCTTGCACAACATGCGCACACTGGAAGTGTTGTCCGGCGAAAAACGCCGACGCATTGCCAAGGAAACCCTGGAAATCTACGCGCCCATCGCCAATCGGCTGGGCATGCACGCCATTCGTATCGAATTCGAAGACCTCGGTTTCAAAGCCATGCACCCGATGCGTTCCGCGCGCATCTACCAGGCGGTCAAGCGCGCCCGGGGCAATCGCAAGGAAATCGTCAACAAGATCGAAGAGTCCCTGAGCCATTGCCTGGCAATCGATGAGATTGAAGGTGAAGTCAGCGGCCGCCAGAAGCACATCTACGGCATCTACAAGAAGATGCGCGGCAAGCGTCGGGCCTTTAACGAGATCATGGACGTCTACGCGTTCCGGATCATCGTCGACAAGGTCGATACCTGCTACCGTGTGCTGGGCGCTGTACATAATTTGTACAAACCCCTGCCGGGGCGCTTCAAGGATTACATCGCCATTCCCAAGGCCAACGGCTACCAGTCGCTGCACACCACGCTGTTCGGCATGCACGGGGTGCCGATCGAGATCCAGATCCGCACGCGGGAAATGGAAGAGATGGCCAACAACGGCATCGCCGCCCATTGGCTCTACAAATCCTCGGGTGACGAGCAGCCCAAAGGTACCCATGCCCGCGCCCGACAGTGGGTCAAGGGCGTGCTGGAAATGCAGCAACGTGCCGGCAACTCGCTGGAATTCATCGAAAGCGTGAAGATCGACCTGTTCCCGGACGAGGTCTACGTGTTCACGCCCAAAGGCCGGATCATGGAGCTGCCCAAGGGCTCCACGGCGGTCGATTTCGCCTACGCGGTACACACCGACGTCGGCAACAGCTGCATCGCCTGCCGCATCAACCGCCGCCTCGCGCCGCTGTCGGAACCCCTGCAAAGCGGCTCCACGGTGGAAATCGTCAGCGCACCAGGTGCACGCCCGAACCCGGCATGGCTGAACTTCGTGGTGACGGGCAAGGCTCGCACCCACATTCGTCACGCCTTGAAACTGCAACGCCGCTCCGAGTCCATCAGTCTCGGCGAACGCCTGCTGAACAAGGTGCTCAACGGCTTTGACAGCGCCCTCGACAAGATTTCCACCGAGCGCGTGCAGGCAATGCTCCACGAGTATCGCCAGGAAACCATCGAGGATTTGCTCGAAGACATCGGCCTGGGCAATCGCATGGCCTATGTGGTGGCCCGCCGACTACTCGGCGAAGGCGAACAACTGCCAAGCCCCGAAGGCCCGCTGGCCATTCGCGGCACCGAAGGCCTGGTGCTCAGCTATGCCAAGTGCTGCACACCGATCCCGGGAGACCCGATTGTCGGGCACCTGTCCGCCGGCAAAGGCATGGTGGTGCACTTGGACAACTGCCGCAATATCAGTGAAGTCCGCCACAACCCGGAAAAATGCATCCAGCTGTCCTGGGCCAAGGATGTCACCGGCGAATTCAACGTCGAGCTGCGGGTGGAGCTGGAACACCAGCGTGGCCTGATCGCGCTGCTGGCCAGCAGCGTCAACGCGGCCGATGGCAATATCGAGAAAATCAGCATGGACGAACGCGACGGTCGCATCAGCGTGGTCCAACTGGTGGTCAGCGTCCACGACCGCGTACACCTGGCCCGCGTGATCAAGAAACTGCGCGCCCTGACCGGCGTTATCCGCATCACGCGCATGCGTGCATGA
- the exbD gene encoding TonB system transport protein ExbD, with protein MGLHLNQGDDELVENHEINVTPFIDVMLVLLIIFMVAAPLATVDIKVDLPASSAKPAPRPEKPVFLSVKADQRLFLGEEEVKSETLGAVLDAKTQGKKDTTIFFQADKGVDYGDLMSVMDALRAAGYLKVGLVGLETAAKK; from the coding sequence ATGGGCCTGCATTTGAATCAAGGCGACGACGAACTCGTCGAAAACCACGAAATCAACGTCACACCGTTTATCGACGTGATGCTGGTGCTGCTGATCATTTTCATGGTGGCGGCCCCCTTGGCGACGGTCGACATCAAGGTCGACCTCCCGGCTTCCAGCGCGAAACCCGCGCCACGGCCGGAGAAACCGGTGTTTCTCAGCGTCAAGGCCGATCAACGCCTGTTCCTGGGCGAAGAGGAAGTCAAATCCGAAACCCTCGGTGCGGTGCTCGACGCCAAGACCCAGGGCAAGAAAGACACGACGATTTTCTTCCAAGCCGACAAAGGCGTGGACTATGGCGACCTGATGAGCGTGATGGATGCCCTGCGGGCAGCCGGCTACCTCAAGGTAGGCCTGGTCGGACTTGAGACGGCAGCCAAGAAATGA
- the gmk gene encoding guanylate kinase, producing MTHSTGTLYIISAPSGAGKSSLVKALTDANQEIRVSVSHTTRAMRPGEVNGVNYHFVERSEFVKMIEHGDFLERAEVFGNLYGTSQSHLQQTLDEGHDLILEIDWQGAEQVRQLMPKARSIFILPPSLEALHQRLTNRGQDSDEIIEGRMREAVSEMSHYVDYDYLIINDDFAHALDDLQAIFRSNQLQQKRQQQRFGKLLAELLG from the coding sequence ATGACCCACAGCACTGGCACCCTGTACATCATTTCCGCCCCTTCGGGCGCGGGCAAGAGCAGTCTGGTCAAGGCCCTGACCGACGCCAATCAAGAGATCCGTGTCTCGGTCTCTCACACCACGCGGGCCATGCGCCCCGGCGAAGTGAACGGCGTGAACTATCATTTCGTCGAACGCAGCGAGTTCGTGAAAATGATCGAGCACGGTGACTTCCTCGAGCGCGCCGAGGTGTTCGGCAACCTCTATGGCACCTCCCAGAGTCATCTGCAGCAAACCCTGGACGAAGGCCATGACTTGATCCTGGAAATCGATTGGCAGGGTGCCGAACAGGTGCGCCAACTGATGCCGAAAGCCCGTTCGATCTTCATCCTGCCGCCGTCGCTTGAAGCCTTGCACCAGCGCTTGACCAACCGCGGACAAGACAGCGACGAGATCATTGAAGGCCGCATGCGTGAAGCGGTCAGCGAAATGAGCCACTACGTCGACTACGACTACTTGATCATCAACGACGACTTTGCCCATGCCCTGGACGATCTGCAGGCGATTTTTCGCAGCAATCAGTTGCAGCAAAAGCGTCAGCAGCAGCGTTTTGGTAAATTATTGGCCGAACTGCTTGGCTGA
- a CDS encoding YicC/YloC family endoribonuclease — protein MVHSMTAFARVEKAGAQGTLSWELRSVNSRYLEPHLRLPESFRDLEGAVREALRAGISRGKLECTLRFTEETTGKPLQVDRERAAQLVAAAEIIAGLIKQPAALNPLEVLAWPGVLVADATDPQALNAEALALFNQGLKELKAGREREGAELARLINERLNAIEQDVLTLRELVPQMLATQRQKVLDRFTDMKADLDPVRLEQEMVLLAQKSDVAEELDRLSTHILEVRRVLKSGGAAGRRLDFLMQELNREANTLGSKAFDPRSTTAAVNLKVLIEQMREQVQNIE, from the coding sequence ATGGTGCACAGCATGACCGCCTTCGCCCGCGTCGAAAAAGCCGGCGCCCAAGGCACCCTGAGCTGGGAGTTGCGCTCGGTCAACAGCCGCTACCTGGAACCGCACCTGCGCTTGCCGGAATCTTTTCGCGACCTCGAAGGCGCGGTGCGCGAAGCGCTGCGCGCCGGTATCTCCCGCGGCAAGCTGGAATGCACCCTGCGCTTCACCGAAGAGACCACCGGCAAGCCGCTGCAGGTCGACCGCGAGCGTGCCGCGCAACTGGTCGCCGCGGCCGAAATCATCGCCGGCCTGATCAAACAGCCGGCCGCGCTGAACCCACTGGAAGTCCTGGCCTGGCCCGGCGTGCTGGTGGCCGATGCCACCGATCCGCAAGCCCTCAACGCCGAGGCGCTGGCCCTGTTCAATCAAGGCCTCAAGGAACTCAAGGCCGGCCGTGAGCGCGAAGGCGCGGAACTCGCGCGCCTGATCAATGAACGCTTGAACGCTATCGAGCAAGACGTGCTGACCCTGCGCGAACTGGTGCCACAGATGCTCGCCACTCAGCGCCAGAAAGTCCTCGACCGCTTCACCGACATGAAGGCCGATCTCGATCCCGTGCGCCTGGAGCAGGAAATGGTCCTGCTGGCACAGAAGAGCGACGTCGCCGAAGAACTCGACCGCCTGAGCACCCACATCCTGGAAGTACGCCGGGTGCTCAAGTCCGGCGGTGCCGCTGGTCGACGCCTCGACTTCCTGATGCAGGAACTCAACCGCGAAGCCAATACACTGGGCTCCAAAGCTTTCGACCCGCGCAGCACCACGGCCGCGGTCAACCTCAAAGTGTTGATCGAGCAGATGCGTGAACAAGTACAGAATATTGAGTAA
- the rpoZ gene encoding DNA-directed RNA polymerase subunit omega: MARVTVEDCLEHVDNRFELVMLSTKRARQLATGGKEPLVQWENDKPTVVALREIAEGLMSYEFIANAEIVEDEPLFAAFEDESNEAV, translated from the coding sequence ATGGCCCGCGTAACCGTTGAAGACTGCCTAGAACACGTGGATAACCGCTTTGAGCTGGTCATGCTCTCTACCAAGCGTGCCCGTCAATTGGCCACTGGCGGCAAAGAGCCACTGGTGCAGTGGGAAAATGACAAGCCTACCGTTGTGGCCCTGCGCGAAATCGCTGAAGGCCTGATGAGCTACGAGTTCATCGCCAATGCCGAAATCGTTGAAGACGAACCGCTGTTTGCAGCGTTCGAGGATGAGTCCAACGAGGCCGTCTAA
- the exbB gene encoding tonB-system energizer ExbB, with protein MTRNKLPASPTKLHSPSRAWRAIAALLFSALLAPTAAFADATAPATQPAATPAAAPAPAPAPAPEQNAAAPDAPAAAPVASDPAAADGLAPADESGVVLEEDNTLGMAHDLSPWGMYQNADIIVKIVMIGLAIASIITWTIWIAKGFELLGAKRRLRSEIANLKKATTLKEASESAAIKGTLAHLLVHDALEEMRLSANSREKEGIKERVSFRLERLVAACGRNMSSGTGVLATIGSTAPFVGLFGTVWGIMNSFIGIAKTQTTNLAVVAPGIAEALLATALGLVAAIPAVVIYNVFARSIAGYKAQVSDASAEVLLLVSRDLDHQPTERSSQPHMVKVG; from the coding sequence ATGACACGCAATAAACTTCCCGCTTCGCCAACCAAGCTTCACAGCCCATCTCGCGCCTGGCGCGCGATTGCTGCGCTGCTGTTCAGCGCTCTGCTGGCACCGACCGCCGCGTTCGCCGATGCCACGGCTCCGGCCACACAGCCTGCTGCCACGCCCGCAGCCGCACCGGCACCAGCACCGGCACCAGCACCAGAGCAAAACGCAGCAGCACCTGACGCACCGGCGGCAGCGCCTGTCGCCAGCGATCCGGCCGCCGCCGATGGCCTGGCCCCGGCTGACGAGTCCGGCGTCGTGCTGGAAGAAGACAACACCTTGGGCATGGCCCACGACCTGTCGCCCTGGGGCATGTACCAGAACGCTGACATCATCGTGAAAATCGTGATGATCGGCCTGGCCATTGCCTCGATCATCACCTGGACCATCTGGATCGCCAAAGGCTTCGAACTGCTGGGTGCCAAACGCCGCCTGCGCTCCGAAATCGCCAACCTGAAAAAAGCCACCACCCTGAAAGAAGCCAGCGAAAGCGCGGCGATCAAGGGCACGCTGGCACACCTGCTGGTTCACGATGCGCTGGAAGAAATGCGCCTGTCGGCCAACAGTCGCGAGAAAGAAGGCATCAAGGAACGGGTCAGCTTCCGCCTTGAGCGCCTGGTTGCAGCCTGTGGCCGCAACATGAGCAGCGGCACCGGCGTACTGGCGACCATCGGTTCCACCGCGCCGTTCGTCGGCCTGTTCGGTACCGTATGGGGCATCATGAACAGCTTTATCGGCATCGCCAAGACCCAGACCACCAACCTCGCCGTCGTGGCCCCGGGTATCGCCGAAGCCTTGCTGGCAACGGCGCTGGGCCTGGTGGCCGCGATTCCCGCGGTGGTCATCTACAACGTCTTCGCCCGCTCCATCGCCGGCTACAAGGCCCAGGTGTCGGACGCTTCGGCTGAAGTCTTGTTGCTGGTCAGCCGTGACCTCGATCACCAGCCTACCGAGCGCAGCTCGCAACCGCACATGGTGAAAGTGGGGTAA
- a CDS encoding energy transducer TonB produces the protein MITTRHKLTRYGSSLAVVLGVHAVAIIIALQWSAPQVVQLPPAAMVIDLAPMPAPPPPAPPKVVTPPQPPEPVEELPLPKLAEAPKPTIAAPKPVKPKPKPKPQPPKPEKKPEPPKEKPSEKPPSESPQNNAPAEKSAQPTPGPSPAQIAAKATWQSTLLGHLAKYKKYPPGAQARGKEGLNRLRFVVDAEGKVLSYELTGRSGNADLDRATLDMIRRAQPLPKPPPHMLTNGSIEITAPFVYNIEKRRR, from the coding sequence ATGATCACGACGCGCCACAAACTGACGCGATATGGCAGCAGCCTCGCCGTCGTGCTGGGCGTCCACGCCGTCGCGATTATCATCGCGCTCCAGTGGTCGGCGCCCCAGGTGGTCCAGCTGCCACCGGCCGCCATGGTCATCGACCTGGCGCCGATGCCGGCCCCGCCACCTCCGGCTCCACCGAAGGTGGTGACGCCACCGCAACCGCCCGAACCGGTCGAAGAACTGCCATTGCCGAAACTGGCCGAAGCGCCAAAGCCGACCATTGCAGCGCCCAAACCGGTCAAGCCCAAGCCCAAGCCAAAACCGCAGCCGCCAAAACCTGAGAAAAAGCCTGAGCCACCCAAGGAAAAACCTTCCGAAAAGCCGCCCAGCGAATCCCCTCAGAATAACGCGCCCGCGGAAAAATCGGCGCAGCCAACCCCCGGCCCTTCGCCTGCGCAAATCGCCGCCAAGGCCACTTGGCAAAGCACCTTGCTCGGCCACCTGGCGAAGTACAAAAAGTACCCACCAGGCGCTCAAGCCCGTGGCAAGGAAGGCTTGAATCGCTTGCGGTTCGTGGTGGATGCCGAAGGCAAGGTACTCTCCTACGAACTGACGGGGCGTTCCGGCAACGCCGACCTCGACCGCGCCACGCTGGACATGATTCGTCGTGCCCAACCGCTGCCCAAGCCACCGCCCCACATGCTGACGAATGGCAGCATCGAAATCACTGCCCCGTTTGTCTACAACATCGAGAAACGTCGCCGCTAG